The following proteins come from a genomic window of Melospiza melodia melodia isolate bMelMel2 unplaced genomic scaffold, bMelMel2.pri scaffold_32, whole genome shotgun sequence:
- the LOC134434141 gene encoding olfactory receptor 14J1-like yields MFFFLLNLALSDLGSICTTVPKAMHNSLWDTRTISYTGCAAQVFFFVFCATTEFFLLTIMCYDRYVSICKPLHYGTLLGSRACAHMAAAAWASGFLYSLLHTANTFSLPLCHGNVLGQFFCEIPQILKLSCSNSYLREHGLIAVSACLLFVCFLFVIFSYVQIFRAVLRIPSEQGQHKAFSTCLPHLAVVSLFISTGTFSHLKPPSISSPSLDLVLSILYSVVPPALNPLIYSLRNQELKQGASNPPQQAVSNPPQPGVSNPPPQGASAWTWQPQ; encoded by the exons atgttcttcttcctgctcaacctggccctcagcgacctgggctccatctgcaccactgttcccaaagccatgcacaattccctctgggacaccagaaccatctcctacactggatgtgctgcacaagtcttcttttttgttttctgcgcgactacagagtttttcctcctgaccatcatgtgctacgaccgctacgtgtccatctgcaaacccctgcactacgggaccctcctgggcagcagagcttgtgcccacatggcagcagctgcctgggccagtggctttctctattcactgctgcacacagccaatacattttccctgcccctgtgccatggcaatgtcttgggccagttcttctgtgaaatcccacagatcctcaagctctcctgctcaaattcctacctcagggaacatgggctaattgctgttagtgcctgtttgctatttgtttgttttctttttgtcattttctcctatgtgcagatcttcagggctgtgctgaggatcccctctgagcagggacagcacaaagccttttccacctgcctccctcacctggccgtggtctccttgtttatcagcactggcacattttcacACCTGaaacccccctccatctcctccccatccctagatctggtcctgtcaattctgtactcggtggtgcctccagccctgaaccccctcatctacagcctgaggaaccaggagctcaag cagggagcctccaaccCGCCGCAGCAGGCAGTCTCCAACCCGCCGCAGCCGGGAGTCTCCAACCCGCCAccgcagggagcctcggcatggacctggcagccgcagtag